In Thalassotalea fonticola, a single genomic region encodes these proteins:
- a CDS encoding NfeD family protein: MLRWLVGLLLIFSFVGKAHTEPPKLNDISTGSQTVPVLTIKGAIGPAVSDYLVSGINNANINKNSPLLIITLDTPGGLSSSLRDINMAIMASSVPIACLVYPQGARAASAGTYILYACHIAAMSSATTLGAATPVSIGAPTGGDKEQKEPSTPTAMEKKVLNDAIAYIRSLAQLRGRNEKWAELAVREAATLTAAEALDKNVINLIAQSPSDLMQKLNGYNVTIDKENQQLNLANAQLTEIKADWRNNFIATITDPNIAYILMLIGIYGLLLEFYSPGIGIAGVTGGISLLIALYAFQLLPVSFVGAGLLILGLVLLIAESFAPSFGVLGFGGVIAFVLGSIFLIDTEQAHFQISIPLIAAVAFLSTLFLVFSLGFLWRTRNNKVVSGQEELIGANALVEHNFNGLGYVIVNGERWAAESQKELIKGQHVQVNSIDGLTLRVSEHKNEE; encoded by the coding sequence ATGTTACGCTGGTTGGTAGGCTTATTGTTAATCTTTAGCTTTGTTGGCAAAGCTCATACCGAGCCGCCCAAATTAAACGATATTTCTACAGGCTCTCAAACAGTGCCGGTGCTTACAATTAAAGGCGCCATTGGGCCTGCGGTCAGCGACTATCTCGTCAGCGGAATCAACAACGCCAATATTAATAAAAACTCTCCTTTACTGATTATTACCCTAGATACCCCAGGCGGATTAAGCTCAAGTTTACGCGATATCAACATGGCAATTATGGCGTCTTCTGTGCCAATTGCTTGTTTGGTATACCCACAAGGCGCCAGAGCTGCCAGTGCTGGAACGTATATTCTTTATGCCTGCCATATTGCCGCGATGTCGTCGGCAACAACGCTTGGCGCTGCAACGCCTGTCAGTATAGGGGCTCCAACCGGTGGTGATAAAGAGCAGAAAGAGCCCAGCACACCAACAGCCATGGAAAAAAAAGTGCTGAACGATGCCATCGCCTATATTCGTTCATTAGCGCAGTTACGTGGCAGAAATGAAAAATGGGCCGAATTAGCCGTGCGCGAGGCGGCAACTCTTACCGCAGCAGAAGCGCTGGATAAAAACGTTATTAACCTAATCGCGCAATCCCCTAGCGATTTAATGCAAAAATTAAATGGCTATAACGTAACGATCGATAAAGAAAATCAACAATTAAACTTAGCTAATGCCCAGTTAACAGAAATAAAGGCTGATTGGCGCAACAATTTTATTGCCACTATCACCGACCCGAACATTGCTTATATTCTTATGTTGATCGGTATTTATGGTTTACTGCTTGAGTTTTACAGCCCAGGCATTGGCATAGCAGGTGTAACAGGTGGTATTTCATTACTTATTGCGTTATATGCATTTCAACTTTTACCCGTTAGTTTTGTTGGTGCCGGTTTGTTAATTTTGGGGTTGGTGCTGTTAATTGCAGAGTCATTTGCTCCCAGTTTTGGTGTTTTAGGCTTTGGCGGCGTGATCGCTTTTGTTTTAGGCTCAATATTTTTAATAGATACCGAACAGGCTCATTTTCAAATTTCAATTCCGTTAATTGCTGCGGTAGCGTTTTTGTCTACGTTGTTTCTTGTATTCTCGCTCGGCTTTTTATGGCGTACCCGGAATAATAAAGTGGTGAGTGGCCAAGAAGAGCTTATTGGCGCTAATGCTCTGGTAGAACATAATTTTAACGGCTTGGGCTACGTTATTGTTAATGGTGAACGCTGGGCCGCCGAGTCGCAAAAAGAGTTAATTAAGGGCCAACATGTGCAAGTTAACAGCATAGATGGCTTAACTTTACGAGTTAGCGAGCATAAAAATGAGGAGTGA
- a CDS encoding sulfite exporter TauE/SafE family protein — MLEHLLLFIISLLANTLSSLAGGGAGLLQLPVLIFLGLPFGVALVTHKIASVALGIGASLKHLKHGGFQWQLVTIMIVAALPGVVLGANVILNIPEHIAMFSLGCLTISLGIYSYFKPNLGMHDSLKNLTLRGYLIGGFGLFLLGILNGSLTSGTGLFVTMWLIHWFGMNYSRAVSYTLVMVGILWNGAGAVTLSLLGTVQWSWLPALILGSLIGGYLGAHLAIEKGNTLVKRAFEIMTVVTGLALLIKAFNG; from the coding sequence ATGCTCGAACACTTATTACTTTTTATCATCAGTTTACTCGCTAACACTTTATCGTCACTAGCTGGCGGCGGAGCCGGGCTTTTACAATTACCTGTGTTAATATTTCTGGGTTTACCTTTTGGCGTAGCACTCGTCACCCATAAAATAGCATCTGTGGCTTTAGGTATTGGAGCGTCATTAAAGCACCTTAAGCACGGTGGATTTCAATGGCAGCTTGTTACCATCATGATAGTCGCTGCACTTCCAGGCGTTGTACTTGGCGCCAACGTTATTTTAAATATACCCGAGCATATTGCGATGTTCTCGCTTGGCTGCTTAACCATATCTTTAGGTATTTACTCTTACTTTAAACCAAATTTAGGCATGCACGACAGCTTAAAAAACTTAACCCTTAGAGGTTACCTTATCGGCGGCTTTGGCTTATTCCTGTTAGGTATTCTTAATGGCTCATTAACGTCAGGCACTGGTTTATTTGTCACCATGTGGCTTATTCACTGGTTTGGTATGAACTACTCACGCGCCGTTTCTTATACTTTAGTTATGGTAGGTATTTTATGGAATGGCGCTGGCGCCGTTACTTTATCGTTATTGGGAACTGTGCAGTGGTCTTGGTTACCGGCACTTATTTTAGGATCATTAATTGGCGGTTACTTGGGGGCCCATTTAGCCATTGAAAAAGGAAATACTTTGGTAAAGAGGGCCTTTGAGATCATGACTGTGGTTACGGGGTTGGCTTTATTGATAAAAGCGTTTAATGGATAA
- a CDS encoding slipin family protein: MEFLVYSPQIFWASVIFLVVLILLSMFKILREYERGVIFLLGRFYKVKGPGFIIVIPLIQQMVRVDLRTVVMDVPSQDVISRDNVSVRVNAVIYFRVIDPQKAIINVENFLEATSQLAQTTLRSVLGQHELDEMLANREMLNDDIQEILDTRSDAWGIKVSNVEIKHVDLNETMVRAIARQAEAERTRRAKVIHASGENEASSALVEAANKLAQEPNAILLRYLQTLTEIAGEKNSTIVFPLPLDLISSLTKSLNKDKE; the protein is encoded by the coding sequence ATGGAATTTCTTGTTTATAGTCCACAAATTTTCTGGGCAAGCGTAATATTTTTAGTTGTGCTTATATTGTTAAGCATGTTTAAAATTTTGCGCGAATATGAACGTGGTGTCATATTTTTACTTGGTCGGTTTTACAAAGTTAAAGGGCCTGGTTTCATCATAGTTATTCCGCTTATCCAACAAATGGTGCGAGTAGACTTGCGTACTGTAGTTATGGATGTACCCAGTCAAGATGTGATCAGCCGAGACAACGTGTCGGTACGCGTGAACGCAGTAATTTATTTTCGCGTAATTGACCCACAAAAAGCGATCATCAATGTTGAAAATTTTTTAGAAGCTACCTCGCAACTGGCACAAACCACACTACGCTCAGTATTGGGCCAACATGAACTGGATGAAATGTTAGCCAATAGAGAAATGCTTAATGATGATATTCAAGAAATACTGGATACTCGTTCAGATGCCTGGGGCATAAAAGTATCGAATGTTGAAATCAAGCACGTTGATTTAAATGAAACCATGGTACGAGCAATTGCCCGGCAAGCCGAAGCTGAGCGTACCCGAAGAGCAAAAGTTATTCATGCCAGTGGTGAAAACGAAGCATCGTCAGCATTAGTTGAAGCCGCGAATAAATTAGCGCAAGAGCCAAATGCTATTTTACTGCGTTATTTACAAACCTTGACCGAAATCGCTGGTGAGAAAAATTCGACCATTGTGTTTCCACTGCCGCTGGACTTAATAAGCAGCCTGACAAAAAGTTTAAATAAGGATAAAGAATAA
- a CDS encoding YHYH protein — protein MHKLLSVFSVLLLVSCGGGGSSDESEAVSPEVETAPVDEGTNNEDDTSNNDASSNSPNILFILSDDQGLDASAQYSYSTDLPNTVTLNNLAEHGITYTNTWATPACTTTRASVLTGKYGVNSGVTYVPAVLDTTLQTLPEYLKADMATSHYQSAVFGKWHLGGGQASATHPNDSGIEHYAGNLGNLDDYYNWELTVNGQTSTVNEYHTTKITDLAIDWITKQPSPWFVWLAYSAPHSPFHLPPSSLHNRTELLGSDTDINTNKRDYYLAAIEAMDSEIGRLISSLPVEVQDNTIIIFMGDNGTPAQVIDTSVFDKTHSKSTLYEGGIRVPLVISGTGVGRSNAIDSTLVNSVDLFATIAELAGSNKSSVFDSQSFVPTLTTTEQTREYNYSEFESNSTTGWAVREGDYKLIEFADGGQQLFDVEHDLAETNDLLLTAFDSHDIVHALEDIANSVRNETTGTALDITNQIFENRNANCSDYVEQYRSNVLDVNNALVFVGDLVITSNAEKCIFNTNAIPNHDFNDGDNSFPNNVSAQNDTFEITNTPSFANTATQISLQVDNAILLNGVKVDLLAAGCFGVGNGKVGCNDMNQAWRYDPMSPLSGFRVDSHNAHAQPDGTYHYHGTPNAFYHAQNNGNASPVVGFAADGFPIFGPYFDDNGNIRKALSSYQVIGGSRPTTNGSPGGVYDGTYRDDNEYVEGLGDLDECNGMTVDGVYGYYITDGFPYVLNCFKGTPDPTFYK, from the coding sequence ATGCATAAATTATTATCAGTTTTTTCAGTTTTATTACTCGTAAGTTGCGGCGGTGGAGGCTCATCAGACGAATCAGAAGCAGTTAGCCCAGAAGTTGAAACAGCCCCCGTTGATGAAGGAACTAACAATGAAGATGACACTAGCAATAATGATGCGTCTTCAAACTCTCCTAATATCTTATTTATTCTCAGTGATGATCAGGGATTAGATGCTTCCGCTCAGTATTCATATTCTACTGACTTACCAAATACAGTAACGCTCAATAATTTAGCCGAGCATGGCATAACCTATACAAACACTTGGGCAACACCGGCCTGTACTACCACCAGAGCTTCTGTATTAACCGGTAAGTATGGTGTTAATAGTGGTGTAACTTACGTGCCAGCGGTACTTGATACAACTTTACAAACCTTACCGGAATACTTAAAAGCAGATATGGCAACATCACACTACCAATCTGCGGTGTTTGGTAAATGGCATTTAGGCGGCGGTCAGGCAAGTGCTACCCACCCGAACGACAGTGGTATAGAACATTATGCAGGAAATTTAGGTAACCTTGATGATTATTACAATTGGGAGCTAACCGTTAACGGGCAAACCAGTACTGTTAATGAATATCACACCACTAAAATCACTGACTTGGCCATTGACTGGATAACAAAGCAACCGTCGCCCTGGTTTGTTTGGCTTGCTTATTCAGCACCACATTCACCGTTTCATCTACCACCATCGTCTTTACACAACCGTACTGAGTTATTAGGTAGTGATACAGATATAAATACTAATAAGCGTGATTACTACTTGGCAGCCATAGAAGCCATGGACAGTGAAATAGGCCGATTAATTTCATCACTCCCAGTAGAAGTTCAAGACAATACCATAATTATTTTTATGGGTGATAACGGCACTCCAGCACAAGTGATAGATACTAGCGTATTTGACAAAACCCACAGTAAAAGCACCTTATATGAAGGTGGAATTAGAGTGCCATTGGTAATTTCAGGTACAGGCGTAGGTCGTTCAAATGCCATTGATAGTACTCTTGTTAACAGCGTTGATTTATTTGCCACCATAGCTGAGCTTGCGGGCAGTAATAAGTCTAGCGTGTTTGATAGTCAAAGTTTTGTGCCAACGTTAACCACCACAGAACAAACTCGAGAGTATAATTATTCTGAGTTTGAAAGTAATTCAACAACTGGTTGGGCCGTGCGTGAAGGCGATTATAAATTAATTGAATTTGCCGATGGTGGGCAGCAGTTATTTGATGTTGAACATGATCTAGCAGAAACAAATGACCTACTGCTTACTGCCTTTGACAGTCATGACATTGTGCACGCACTTGAAGATATCGCCAACTCTGTTCGTAACGAAACAACAGGTACGGCTTTAGATATTACCAATCAAATATTTGAAAACAGAAATGCAAATTGCAGTGACTATGTTGAGCAATACAGATCAAATGTTTTAGATGTAAATAACGCCTTGGTATTTGTTGGTGACTTAGTCATAACCAGCAACGCAGAAAAATGCATTTTTAACACCAACGCCATTCCCAATCACGATTTTAACGATGGTGATAACAGCTTCCCAAATAATGTATCCGCACAAAACGACACCTTTGAGATCACCAATACTCCAAGTTTTGCCAACACAGCAACACAAATTAGCTTGCAAGTAGACAACGCCATATTGCTCAATGGGGTCAAAGTTGATTTACTAGCCGCGGGTTGTTTTGGCGTTGGTAATGGCAAAGTTGGCTGTAATGATATGAATCAAGCGTGGCGTTATGATCCGATGTCACCACTGAGCGGTTTTCGAGTAGACAGCCATAATGCCCACGCCCAGCCTGATGGCACATATCACTATCATGGTACTCCTAATGCATTTTATCATGCACAAAATAACGGTAACGCTTCTCCTGTAGTTGGCTTTGCTGCCGATGGTTTCCCGATTTTTGGACCTTACTTCGATGATAATGGCAATATAAGAAAAGCGCTGTCTAGTTATCAAGTAATAGGCGGCAGCCGCCCTACTACCAATGGTAGTCCAGGCGGGGTCTATGATGGTACCTACCGAGACGATAATGAATATGTAGAAGGGCTTGGTGATTTAGATGAGTGTAATGGCATGACGGTAGACGGTGTGTACGGCTATTACATAACAGACGGTTTCCCTTATGTATTAAATTGTTTTAAAGGTACGCCCGACCCTACATTTTATAAGTAA
- a CDS encoding MBOAT family O-acyltransferase — translation MLFNSFSFIFFFLIVLALHNMPFSWRIKKSNLLIASYLFYAAWNPPFVILLWISTVVDWHVAKRMFSEQRPHARKVLLAISVVVNLGMLGFFKYGQFLLENFITFIAVFGIEYQPAAWEIILPVGISFYTFQTMAYSLDVYLKRAEPAKSLLDFSLFVTFFPQLVAGPIVRPTYLIPQFSKPRVASINQLFWGIGLMVIGMFSKVVVADGLLAPAAEAVFAADELLNPVDAWLGTLAFSGQIFCDFAGYSTIAIGVALTLGFSLPNNFNYPYAAIGFSDFWRRWHISLSSWLRDYLYIPLGGNKKGSRRTFINLMLTMLLGGLWHGAAWTFVVWGGLHGLYLAGERILRQKYQQVAFWQSTRGKIILAFITYFLVNITWVFFRAPDFATAWRMMQSMLLFSGDKNVLSSQYIIQTVVTITIMLGVHWYMRNRKMEDVVSNISLPAISATGATLMFLIAITQGGSNAFIYFQF, via the coding sequence ATGCTATTTAATTCTTTTTCATTTATCTTTTTCTTTTTAATTGTTCTTGCTTTGCACAACATGCCATTTAGCTGGCGCATTAAAAAATCCAACCTGCTCATTGCCAGTTACTTATTTTATGCAGCCTGGAACCCTCCCTTTGTAATATTACTATGGATCTCAACGGTTGTAGATTGGCATGTGGCAAAACGAATGTTTAGTGAACAAAGACCGCATGCGCGTAAAGTGCTATTGGCAATAAGCGTTGTGGTTAACCTAGGTATGCTTGGCTTCTTTAAATATGGCCAATTTTTGCTCGAAAATTTCATCACCTTTATCGCGGTATTTGGCATTGAGTACCAACCTGCGGCTTGGGAAATAATATTACCGGTAGGTATTTCGTTTTATACATTCCAAACCATGGCGTATTCGCTTGATGTGTATTTAAAGCGAGCTGAGCCGGCCAAGTCGTTATTAGACTTTTCTTTATTTGTTACGTTTTTCCCACAATTGGTCGCTGGGCCTATCGTTAGACCAACGTATTTAATTCCACAATTTTCCAAGCCTCGGGTAGCATCTATTAATCAATTATTTTGGGGAATAGGGTTAATGGTTATCGGTATGTTCTCTAAAGTGGTCGTGGCTGATGGCCTATTAGCACCAGCAGCAGAAGCCGTATTTGCCGCGGATGAATTACTTAACCCTGTAGACGCCTGGCTTGGCACATTGGCATTTTCCGGACAAATATTTTGTGATTTTGCCGGTTATTCCACTATCGCGATTGGTGTGGCGTTAACATTAGGCTTTTCTTTGCCTAATAACTTTAACTACCCCTATGCGGCTATTGGTTTTTCAGATTTCTGGCGTCGCTGGCATATATCGTTATCAAGCTGGTTGCGCGATTACTTATACATTCCGCTGGGTGGCAATAAAAAAGGCTCAAGGCGTACTTTTATTAATTTAATGCTTACCATGCTACTGGGCGGCTTATGGCATGGTGCCGCTTGGACTTTTGTTGTTTGGGGTGGGTTACATGGTTTGTATTTAGCTGGCGAGCGAATATTAAGGCAAAAATATCAACAAGTTGCTTTTTGGCAATCAACCAGAGGAAAAATCATACTCGCCTTTATAACGTATTTTTTAGTAAACATTACCTGGGTATTTTTCCGAGCGCCGGATTTTGCCACCGCATGGCGCATGATGCAATCAATGTTACTATTTAGTGGTGATAAAAACGTGCTATCAAGTCAATATATAATTCAAACTGTCGTTACCATAACTATTATGCTCGGTGTTCATTGGTATATGCGTAACCGGAAAATGGAAGACGTAGTAAGTAACATTTCATTACCTGCGATTAGTGCAACTGGCGCTACATTAATGTTTTTAATTGCCATTACTCAAGGAGGAAGCAATGCCTTCATTTACTTCCAGTTCTAA
- a CDS encoding FlgO family outer membrane protein, with amino-acid sequence MTLIKELKRRNVFKVAIAYVIVAWLIVQVVNSIVPIILAPDWVAKFVFIMLLAGFPIACLFAWAFELTPEGLKRSKEVLPDDSISHQTSRYIDFVIIAALLLIIGGMVYNQYFSSENVASETRSIAVLPFVNMSSDSEQEYFSDGISEEILNRLARINDLTVSSRTSSFVFKGSAQSISHIAKALNVNHVLEGSVRKSGNKVRITAQLINVKDDSSVWSNTYERELNDIFTIQDEIAHAIVGSLKITLHYEQIQYSQTNNIEAYSTYLQGKFEYAKRYNNPQALFKAINLFKQAIILDENYANAYASLGRTYALLMNYGLMVDLKKQKKLAREATNKALSLDRKNIEALLASAIIKFQFEGDFVGAKQDFEAIISTSAKDAEVYNFYGDYLNTVMAYDKAIEIEAMAFKLEPNSYINNSEYGQVLISAGRNSEGVEVLTVLANDNRFKTNNSNINNLPNYYGIRLIAANQEHINFLADWGLQSQFTNLVVAARAGDEAALKRLMGSKIYDYSYADIYPLFIANLYFENGDFEQTEVWLKKALTKGLNYFEFIDLRIADPRTEIEHPGIKRLLNTDPLAKFITFRRKNLGL; translated from the coding sequence ATGACCTTAATTAAAGAGCTTAAACGCCGTAACGTTTTTAAAGTAGCTATTGCTTATGTGATTGTTGCTTGGCTCATTGTGCAGGTAGTGAATTCAATTGTACCCATTATTTTAGCGCCGGATTGGGTCGCTAAGTTTGTATTCATTATGTTGTTGGCAGGTTTTCCTATAGCTTGTCTATTTGCCTGGGCGTTTGAACTTACTCCTGAAGGTTTAAAGCGCAGTAAAGAGGTATTGCCCGATGATTCCATAAGCCATCAAACCAGCAGATATATCGACTTTGTCATTATCGCTGCATTGTTATTAATTATTGGCGGCATGGTATATAACCAATACTTTTCATCTGAAAACGTTGCTTCAGAAACTCGTTCGATTGCCGTATTGCCCTTTGTAAATATGTCTTCAGACTCCGAACAAGAATATTTTTCAGATGGCATTTCAGAAGAGATTTTAAACCGCTTGGCACGGATAAATGATTTAACGGTAAGCTCACGTACTTCTTCATTTGTGTTTAAAGGAAGTGCTCAAAGTATTAGTCATATAGCCAAAGCGTTAAATGTGAATCATGTACTTGAAGGCAGCGTACGAAAATCTGGCAACAAGGTACGCATTACCGCACAACTGATTAATGTAAAAGACGACAGTTCTGTGTGGAGTAATACTTATGAGCGTGAGCTTAATGATATTTTTACTATTCAAGATGAAATAGCTCATGCCATTGTTGGCTCATTAAAGATCACCCTGCACTATGAGCAAATTCAGTACAGCCAAACGAATAATATAGAAGCGTACTCAACTTACCTGCAAGGAAAGTTTGAATATGCTAAACGTTATAATAATCCGCAAGCGTTGTTTAAAGCGATAAACCTTTTTAAACAAGCCATAATTCTAGATGAGAATTATGCCAATGCTTATGCAAGCCTTGGCAGAACCTACGCCTTATTAATGAATTATGGCTTAATGGTTGATCTTAAAAAGCAAAAAAAACTAGCCCGAGAAGCAACTAACAAAGCATTAAGTTTAGATCGTAAAAATATTGAGGCTCTTTTGGCTTCAGCCATTATTAAATTTCAATTTGAAGGTGATTTTGTCGGTGCCAAACAAGACTTTGAAGCAATTATCAGTACCTCAGCCAAAGATGCCGAGGTTTATAATTTTTATGGTGACTATTTAAATACCGTTATGGCTTATGATAAAGCCATTGAAATTGAAGCTATGGCGTTCAAACTTGAGCCTAATTCTTACATAAATAACAGCGAATATGGACAAGTATTAATCTCAGCTGGACGTAACTCTGAAGGCGTTGAGGTATTAACAGTTCTAGCTAATGATAATCGATTTAAAACCAATAATAGTAACATCAATAATTTACCAAATTATTACGGCATAAGGCTCATTGCAGCAAATCAGGAGCATATTAATTTTCTTGCTGACTGGGGTTTGCAAAGCCAATTTACCAATTTAGTCGTTGCTGCCCGTGCAGGTGATGAAGCTGCATTAAAGCGATTGATGGGTTCGAAAATATATGACTATTCTTATGCCGATATATACCCATTATTTATTGCCAACTTGTATTTTGAAAATGGTGATTTTGAACAAACTGAAGTATGGCTTAAGAAGGCTTTAACTAAAGGTTTGAATTACTTTGAATTTATCGACTTAAGGATCGCCGACCCTAGAACTGAGATCGAGCATCCGGGCATAAAGCGGCTACTTAACACAGACCCATTGGCTAAATTTATAACGTTTCGTCGTAAAAACCTTGGCTTATAA
- a CDS encoding OsmC domain/YcaO domain-containing protein, whose translation MEIKVNFLDNLRLEAKFDDFTVITDQPIRYKGDGSAPSPFDYFLASSALCAGYFVRVYCLSRDIPTENIRLSQNNIVDPENRYNQIFQIQVELPESISDKDRQGILRSIDRCTVKKVVQTGPEFKIDTVENLEEDAQAMLMGQTDGETNHYILGKDLPLEETIANMTGILAELGMKIEISSWRNIVPNVWSLHIRDAASPMCFTNGKGASKDSALCSALGEFIERLNCNFFYNDQYLGTDIANSDFVHYPNEKWFKPGANDELPSGILDDYCLDIYNPSSELRGSHLIDTNSGLVERGICSIPYTRHSDGETVYFPSNLIENLFLSNGMSAGNNLFEAQVQCLSEIFERAVKRQIIEEEIVLPDVPQNVLDKYPGIVAGINALEAQGFPIVVKDASLGGQFPVMCVTLMNPKNGGVFASFGAHPSFEVALERSLTELLQGRSFEGLNDVPRPTFNSLAVTEPENFVEHFIDSTGVISWRFFSSDHDYEFSEWDFSGSNEEENECLLNILKDMGKEVYIAVFDDLGATACRMLVPDYSEVYPVEDLIWDNTNKALDYREDILNLHSLSDDALEGLLERLEESQLDNYIDIRTLIGIEFDENTVWGQLTILELKTLIYLALGGLEEAMELVEEFLQYNDNTVERGLFYQALHTTLEIALNDDLELEHFINNLERMFSKDTMENVVGSITGDVKFFGLTPTSMNLEGLDKHLRLIDSYKKLHQARASKAAK comes from the coding sequence ATGGAAATCAAAGTTAATTTTCTCGACAACCTCAGACTTGAAGCTAAATTTGATGACTTTACTGTCATCACTGACCAGCCTATTCGCTATAAAGGCGATGGCTCAGCCCCAAGTCCGTTTGATTACTTTTTAGCCTCCTCTGCCCTTTGTGCCGGCTACTTTGTACGGGTGTATTGTTTGTCTCGTGACATTCCGACTGAAAACATCAGATTGTCGCAAAATAATATTGTTGATCCTGAAAACCGTTATAACCAAATTTTTCAAATTCAGGTGGAGCTGCCTGAAAGTATTTCGGATAAAGATCGTCAAGGAATTTTGCGCTCCATTGACCGCTGTACGGTGAAGAAAGTCGTACAAACGGGTCCTGAGTTTAAAATAGACACAGTTGAAAACCTTGAGGAAGACGCACAAGCCATGCTTATGGGTCAAACAGATGGTGAAACCAATCACTACATTTTAGGTAAAGATCTGCCCCTTGAAGAAACCATCGCTAATATGACTGGCATTTTGGCTGAGCTTGGGATGAAGATTGAGATCTCGTCTTGGCGTAATATTGTGCCAAATGTGTGGTCATTACATATTCGTGATGCGGCATCGCCTATGTGTTTTACCAACGGTAAAGGCGCGAGCAAAGACAGTGCACTGTGCTCAGCGTTAGGCGAGTTTATTGAACGTCTTAACTGTAATTTCTTTTATAACGATCAGTATCTAGGTACAGACATCGCCAATAGTGACTTTGTGCATTACCCAAATGAGAAGTGGTTTAAGCCAGGCGCTAATGACGAGTTACCATCAGGCATTTTAGATGACTATTGCTTAGACATATACAACCCAAGCAGTGAACTGCGCGGCTCACATTTAATTGATACTAACTCAGGTTTGGTTGAGCGCGGAATATGTTCTATCCCTTATACGCGTCATTCCGATGGAGAAACGGTCTATTTCCCATCAAATTTAATCGAAAATTTATTCTTAAGTAATGGCATGAGTGCCGGTAATAACCTGTTTGAAGCGCAGGTACAATGTCTGTCAGAAATTTTCGAACGTGCGGTAAAAAGACAGATCATTGAAGAAGAAATTGTGTTACCTGACGTGCCACAAAATGTGTTGGATAAGTACCCAGGCATTGTAGCGGGTATTAACGCCTTAGAAGCGCAAGGATTTCCTATCGTTGTTAAAGATGCTTCTTTAGGCGGCCAATTCCCTGTTATGTGTGTAACGCTGATGAATCCAAAAAACGGGGGTGTTTTCGCATCGTTCGGTGCTCACCCAAGCTTTGAAGTTGCACTGGAGCGCAGCCTAACAGAACTATTGCAAGGTCGCAGCTTTGAAGGGTTAAATGATGTACCAAGGCCAACCTTTAACAGCCTTGCGGTTACTGAGCCAGAAAACTTTGTTGAACACTTTATTGATTCAACCGGGGTGATCTCTTGGCGTTTCTTTAGTAGCGATCATGATTATGAATTTAGCGAATGGGATTTTTCAGGCAGCAACGAAGAAGAAAATGAGTGCTTATTAAATATATTAAAAGATATGGGCAAAGAAGTGTACATCGCCGTATTTGATGATTTGGGCGCTACCGCTTGTCGCATGCTGGTACCAGATTATTCAGAAGTGTACCCGGTTGAAGACCTAATTTGGGACAACACCAACAAAGCACTCGATTATCGTGAAGATATCTTAAATCTTCATTCTTTAAGTGATGACGCCTTAGAAGGTTTGCTTGAACGCTTAGAAGAAAGCCAGCTTGATAACTACATTGATATAAGAACTCTTATTGGTATTGAGTTTGATGAAAACACTGTTTGGGGCCAGCTGACCATTCTTGAGCTTAAAACGCTTATTTACCTTGCCTTGGGTGGGCTTGAAGAAGCGATGGAGCTAGTGGAAGAATTCTTACAGTATAATGATAATACTGTTGAACGTGGTTTGTTCTATCAAGCCCTGCATACCACTCTTGAAATTGCCTTAAACGATGATTTAGAGCTGGAACACTTTATTAATAACCTAGAGCGAATGTTCAGCAAAGACACCATGGAGAACGTTGTTGGCTCAATAACCGGTGACGTTAAGTTCTTTGGTTTAACTCCTACCAGCATGAATTTGGAAGGCTTAGACAAGCACCTAAGATTAATAGACAGCTATAAAAAGCTTCACCAGGCACGAGCGTCGAAAGCAGCTAAATAA
- a CDS encoding DUF3293 domain-containing protein, whose product MDKNLQQAYLNTDYIIDDELGFWQINIGDTDRPLSRYLNTFENPTAAFITAYNPMSKRLKEGQNKQRLQQLQQAVGKLGLASCKGYGLSQQNDWPQEHSLLITNITKQQASQLAKDFQQAAYVWINEHGLVSLVGQQDY is encoded by the coding sequence ATGGATAAGAATTTGCAACAAGCCTATTTAAACACTGACTACATCATTGATGATGAATTAGGTTTTTGGCAAATCAACATTGGTGATACAGACCGCCCACTTAGCCGTTATTTAAATACTTTTGAAAATCCAACCGCAGCGTTTATTACTGCTTATAACCCAATGAGCAAACGTCTTAAGGAAGGGCAAAATAAACAGCGTCTGCAACAACTTCAACAAGCAGTAGGTAAACTTGGTTTAGCTTCCTGTAAAGGTTATGGATTAAGCCAGCAAAATGATTGGCCCCAAGAGCACAGTTTGTTGATTACCAATATCACCAAACAACAAGCCAGCCAATTAGCCAAAGACTTTCAGCAAGCAGCTTATGTGTGGATAAACGAGCATGGCCTAGTCTCTCTGGTTGGCCAGCAAGATTATTAA